One segment of Natronosalvus halobius DNA contains the following:
- a CDS encoding electron transfer flavoprotein subunit alpha/FixB family protein, whose amino-acid sequence MSASDVANEANDTNDADGGIDLETYADVWVFVEVHDGDVMAVSWELLEEGKKLTAKTGEDLVALVIGEDLDDVAREALERGADRVLVADDPVFEPYRADPYGAQFRAMVEERKPSIVLIGGTHTGRDFAGRVAVPTHAGLTADVTEIDVDDNGLLQARRPAFGGDILATILCKEHRPQMATVRPGVFEPGEPDLDGDWAVADKAVTAVDVVVDESETISEVLERNVGDTADITEADRIVAVGAGIEGNLEPAIDLAEAIGAELAASRAAVDEGWVDGSRQVGQTGKTVRPELYVALGISGAIQHVEGMNKSGTVIAINTDPNAPIFEHADYGIVGDFADVCPRLAETLRERDLTEVMP is encoded by the coding sequence ATGAGCGCCAGTGACGTCGCCAACGAAGCTAACGACACCAACGACGCCGACGGCGGCATCGACCTCGAGACCTACGCGGACGTCTGGGTGTTCGTCGAAGTCCACGACGGCGACGTGATGGCCGTCTCCTGGGAGCTCCTCGAGGAGGGCAAGAAACTCACGGCAAAGACCGGCGAGGACCTCGTCGCGCTCGTCATCGGAGAGGACCTCGACGACGTCGCTCGCGAGGCCCTCGAGCGAGGGGCCGACCGCGTCCTCGTCGCCGACGACCCGGTCTTCGAGCCCTATCGGGCCGATCCCTACGGCGCGCAGTTCCGGGCGATGGTCGAGGAGCGAAAACCGTCGATCGTCCTCATCGGGGGGACGCACACCGGCCGTGACTTCGCCGGACGAGTCGCCGTGCCGACCCACGCCGGGTTGACAGCCGACGTGACCGAGATCGACGTCGACGACAATGGCCTGTTGCAGGCGCGACGGCCCGCGTTCGGCGGCGACATCCTTGCGACCATCCTCTGTAAGGAACACCGCCCCCAGATGGCGACCGTCAGACCAGGCGTCTTCGAACCCGGTGAGCCGGATCTGGACGGCGACTGGGCGGTCGCCGACAAGGCGGTCACCGCAGTGGACGTCGTCGTCGACGAGTCCGAGACGATCAGCGAGGTTCTCGAGCGAAATGTCGGCGACACCGCCGACATCACCGAGGCCGACCGTATCGTCGCCGTCGGCGCCGGGATCGAAGGGAACCTCGAGCCCGCAATCGACCTCGCGGAGGCCATCGGCGCCGAACTGGCGGCGAGTCGCGCCGCCGTGGACGAAGGCTGGGTCGACGGATCGAGACAGGTCGGTCAGACGGGCAAGACCGTCCGACCCGAGTTGTACGTCGCTCTCGGAATCAGCGGGGCTATCCAGCACGTCGAGGGGATGAACAAGTCGGGAACGGTGATCGCGATCAACACCGACCCGAACGCGCCGATCTTCGAACACGCAGACTACGGCATCGTCGGCGACTTCGCCGACGTGTGTCCGAGGCTCGCGGAGACGCTTCGCGAGCGCGACCTGACGGAGGTGATGCCATGA
- a CDS encoding FAD-dependent oxidoreductase has product MSDHQSIDGPQLLDERAGDAALDAPNYDNEFDAIVVGAGLAGSAAALTMAKQGLEPLLVERGLYPGAKNVFGGVLYTPTIRELVDLDAAPLERYVAEKRFSMLSHDDETAISLKPGEWHREPHNDSYTVYRGEFDAWFADQAVEAGATLVTETTVTGVIREGGDIVGVETDRPDGAIRAPYVVLAEGGNSLVSEGAALKSTESRENIAVAAKEVLEFPERSGVIEDRFRLVGDAGVSYQYFGEGAVGEAYGGGFIYTNGDTVSVGVAYSLEDAATKRQSPEETLNLFKSHPAVAPLLRGARTVEYGAKTIPEGGAESMPDLVHDGAVIVGDAAGLVLNNGVHLEGTNMAVESGYYAGTAIVEAAERGRTEASALESYPERLEDSFVVQNLERYAWLQDRVEEDRELLFEQLPRAIADASSEYFTMDRRPKEMHAKAAKQRVFDTLGGWKGATKLALRYRKLVK; this is encoded by the coding sequence ATGAGTGACCACCAATCGATCGACGGTCCCCAACTGCTCGACGAGCGCGCGGGCGACGCCGCGCTCGACGCGCCGAACTACGACAACGAATTCGACGCCATCGTCGTCGGGGCCGGTCTCGCCGGGAGCGCCGCCGCCCTGACGATGGCCAAGCAGGGACTCGAGCCCCTGCTCGTCGAGCGCGGATTGTACCCGGGGGCGAAGAACGTCTTCGGTGGCGTCCTCTACACGCCGACAATCCGCGAGCTGGTGGACCTGGACGCGGCGCCGCTCGAGCGCTACGTCGCCGAGAAGCGCTTCAGCATGCTGAGCCACGACGACGAGACGGCGATCTCGCTCAAACCCGGCGAGTGGCACCGTGAGCCACACAACGACTCCTACACGGTCTACCGCGGCGAGTTCGACGCGTGGTTCGCCGACCAGGCGGTCGAGGCCGGGGCCACCCTCGTGACGGAGACCACCGTCACCGGTGTGATCCGTGAGGGAGGCGACATCGTCGGCGTCGAGACCGACCGCCCCGACGGCGCGATTCGGGCGCCGTACGTCGTGCTCGCTGAAGGCGGCAACTCGCTCGTGAGCGAAGGTGCCGCCCTCAAATCGACTGAATCGCGCGAGAACATCGCCGTCGCTGCCAAGGAAGTCCTCGAGTTCCCCGAGCGATCGGGCGTGATCGAGGACCGGTTCCGGCTCGTCGGCGACGCCGGCGTCTCCTACCAGTACTTCGGCGAAGGGGCCGTCGGCGAGGCCTACGGCGGCGGGTTCATCTACACGAACGGCGACACGGTGAGCGTCGGCGTGGCCTACAGCCTCGAGGACGCGGCGACGAAGCGCCAGTCCCCCGAGGAGACGCTGAACCTGTTCAAGAGCCACCCTGCGGTCGCGCCGTTGCTCAGAGGTGCCCGCACCGTCGAGTACGGCGCGAAGACGATTCCCGAGGGTGGGGCGGAGTCGATGCCCGACCTCGTCCACGACGGGGCCGTCATCGTCGGCGACGCCGCCGGCCTCGTACTCAACAACGGCGTCCACCTCGAGGGGACGAACATGGCCGTCGAGAGCGGCTACTACGCCGGCACCGCCATCGTGGAAGCGGCCGAGCGGGGTCGCACCGAGGCTTCGGCGCTCGAGTCCTATCCCGAACGACTCGAGGACTCGTTCGTGGTCCAGAACCTCGAGCGGTACGCGTGGCTCCAGGACCGGGTCGAGGAGGACCGCGAACTCCTGTTCGAACAATTGCCGCGAGCGATCGCTGATGCGAGTAGCGAGTACTTCACGATGGATCGACGACCGAAGGAGATGCACGCGAAAGCCGCGAAGCAACGCGTCTTCGACACCCTCGGCGGATGGAAAGGCGCGACGAAACTGGCCCTGCGATACCGAAAACTGGTGAAATAA
- a CDS encoding MFS transporter: MPNSSPTEPSPRRVVFAVVVSTFFVGFGGGVVFPILPNLGEVLGISAVMVGLILSANRWTRLVANAPAGVLIDRIGTRTPFVVGLAIEGVATFGYVLAIYASRPDTALGSAVGVVSSSPEAWFLLARVLWGVGSALVFATAYTITADVSEADSRGTSMGIVRAGITFGFPAGLVLGGVASELYGNSTAFVLAAAFAGLASVIAYAVVPETHVEERDSSVSPLDLEVTVPALTVGFVNFGLYFAYVGILFSTLVLYLGAESLTISTDVLGYAISFEEQGTSGMLMAITVLMGAIFTISGGVASDSVGARVPVLVSFLVLNAIGFLVLTLAGSFVAVVVGCALIGAGQGGVGGPLTALLADLTPEDRMGRAMGTNNVLGDVGGGLGPLVALPLARTVGFEVMYAASAGIALLAGLLLVVGIYVHTGSVSPSVEESII, translated from the coding sequence GTGCCCAACTCGAGTCCTACCGAACCCAGCCCCCGCCGCGTCGTGTTCGCCGTCGTCGTGAGTACCTTCTTCGTCGGCTTCGGCGGCGGGGTCGTCTTCCCCATTTTGCCGAACCTCGGCGAGGTGCTCGGCATCTCGGCGGTCATGGTCGGACTCATCCTTTCGGCGAACCGCTGGACGCGTCTGGTGGCGAACGCGCCTGCAGGCGTGCTCATAGACCGAATCGGCACCCGCACACCGTTCGTCGTCGGACTGGCGATCGAGGGAGTAGCCACCTTCGGATACGTGCTCGCGATTTACGCCTCGAGACCCGACACGGCCCTCGGTTCGGCGGTGGGTGTCGTCTCCTCGAGTCCGGAAGCGTGGTTCCTGCTCGCACGCGTCCTCTGGGGGGTCGGGAGCGCGCTCGTGTTCGCGACGGCATACACCATCACCGCGGACGTGAGCGAGGCTGATTCTCGCGGGACGAGCATGGGCATCGTCCGGGCGGGGATCACGTTCGGGTTTCCGGCAGGACTGGTGCTCGGCGGGGTCGCCAGCGAACTGTACGGAAACTCTACGGCGTTCGTTCTGGCGGCGGCCTTCGCCGGGTTAGCGAGCGTCATCGCCTACGCCGTGGTTCCGGAGACTCACGTCGAAGAACGTGACTCCTCGGTGAGTCCGCTCGATCTCGAGGTGACGGTGCCGGCGCTGACGGTCGGTTTCGTGAACTTCGGGCTCTACTTTGCCTACGTGGGCATCCTGTTCTCGACGCTGGTGCTCTACCTCGGGGCCGAGTCGCTGACCATTTCGACCGACGTGCTCGGGTACGCGATCAGCTTCGAGGAGCAGGGAACCTCGGGGATGCTCATGGCGATTACCGTGCTCATGGGGGCCATCTTCACCATCTCGGGCGGCGTCGCGAGCGACTCCGTCGGCGCGCGAGTTCCCGTACTCGTGTCCTTCCTGGTGTTGAACGCGATCGGCTTCCTGGTGTTGACCCTTGCCGGTTCGTTCGTCGCCGTGGTCGTCGGCTGTGCCCTCATCGGCGCGGGACAGGGCGGCGTGGGCGGTCCGCTGACGGCGCTGCTCGCCGACCTCACGCCCGAAGACCGAATGGGGCGGGCGATGGGGACGAACAACGTGCTCGGGGACGTCGGCGGTGGACTCGGTCCCCTGGTGGCCCTCCCCCTGGCGAGGACCGTCGGCTTCGAGGTGATGTACGCCGCCAGCGCGGGAATCGCCCTCCTCGCGGGTCTCCTCCTGGTGGTCGGCATCTACGTTCACACGGGGAGCGTCAGTCCGTCGGTCGAGGAGTCGATCATCTAA
- a CDS encoding 2-oxoacid:ferredoxin oxidoreductase subunit beta, producing the protein MSSQSEVRFTDFKSDKQPTWCPGCGDFGTMNGMMKALANTGNDPDNTFLVAGIGCSGKIGTYMHSYAIHGVHGRALPVATGVKMARPDIEVMAAGGDGDGYSIGAGHFVHATRRNVDMTYVVMDNRIYGLTKGQASPTSRSDFETSTTPEGSQQPPVNPLALALASGATFIAQSFASDAIRHAEIIEEAIEHDGFGFVNVFSPCVTFNDVDTYDYFRDSLVDLKEEEEDHDRHDYEAAKGVILDTDKEYQGVMYQNENSIPYHERHGVTENMAEIPDGAPENAMDLVREFY; encoded by the coding sequence ATGAGTTCCCAATCAGAGGTACGATTCACCGACTTTAAATCCGACAAGCAACCGACCTGGTGTCCCGGCTGTGGCGACTTCGGGACGATGAACGGCATGATGAAGGCCCTCGCGAACACGGGCAACGATCCCGATAACACCTTCCTGGTGGCCGGCATTGGCTGCTCGGGGAAAATCGGGACCTACATGCACAGCTACGCCATCCACGGCGTCCACGGTCGGGCCCTGCCCGTCGCGACGGGCGTGAAGATGGCCCGTCCCGACATCGAAGTCATGGCCGCCGGCGGCGACGGCGACGGCTACTCGATCGGGGCTGGCCACTTCGTCCACGCCACCCGACGGAACGTCGACATGACCTACGTCGTCATGGACAACCGCATTTACGGGCTGACGAAGGGACAGGCCTCGCCGACCTCGCGCTCGGACTTCGAGACGTCGACGACGCCCGAAGGGTCTCAGCAGCCGCCGGTCAACCCCCTCGCGCTCGCGCTCGCCTCGGGGGCGACGTTCATCGCCCAGTCGTTCGCCTCGGACGCGATTCGCCACGCCGAGATCATCGAGGAGGCCATCGAACACGACGGCTTCGGCTTCGTCAACGTGTTCAGCCCCTGCGTGACGTTCAACGACGTCGACACCTACGACTACTTCCGTGACTCGCTCGTCGACCTGAAGGAGGAGGAGGAGGACCACGACCGCCACGACTACGAGGCGGCGAAGGGCGTCATCCTGGACACGGACAAAGAGTACCAGGGCGTCATGTACCAGAACGAGAACTCGATTCCGTATCACGAGCGACACGGGGTCACCGAGAACATGGCGGAGATTCCGGATGGCGCGCCGGAGAACGCCATGGATCTCGTTCGCGAGTTCTACTGA
- a CDS encoding ferredoxin family protein, giving the protein MSVSPQVPEIENDSMEDRLYTVKYEDPGDSHLNVKVASICADSCETADCVSICPADVWRREDGEGVPTIAYENCLECSSCRFACPYDNVSWEYPKTGAGVTYKHG; this is encoded by the coding sequence ATGAGCGTTAGCCCACAGGTACCCGAGATCGAGAACGATTCGATGGAAGACCGCCTCTACACGGTGAAGTACGAGGACCCTGGCGACTCACATCTGAACGTGAAGGTGGCAAGTATCTGTGCGGATTCGTGTGAGACCGCCGACTGCGTCTCCATCTGTCCCGCGGACGTCTGGCGGCGCGAAGACGGTGAGGGCGTGCCGACCATCGCCTACGAAAACTGCCTCGAGTGCTCGAGTTGTCGTTTCGCCTGCCCGTACGATAACGTCAGCTGGGAGTATCCCAAGACGGGAGCCGGCGTGACGTACAAGCACGGATAG
- a CDS encoding pyridoxal phosphate-dependent aminotransferase: protein MTAFSSRVEAVSISGIREVFEAAGDDAINLGIGQPDFPTPEHARQAAVDAIEAGKADAYTSNKGTLELREAISAKYDRDYGLDVDPGDAIVTAGGSEALHLALEAHVDPGQEVIFPDPGFVAYDALTRLASGTPKPVDLREDLTLDPADVEEAITDDTAAFVVNSPGNPTGAVQSEADMREFARIADEHDVLCISDEVYEHIVFDGEHRSPMEFASTDNVVVVSACSKTYSMTGWRLGWIVGSNRRIERMLRVHQYCQACASAPAQYAAEAALSGPQDPVDEMVAAFEERRDVVVEGLEAAGLEVPTPQGAFYAMPKVPEGWCDEVLSRNVVVVPGNAFGDNGAGYARLSYATGMDELEEALGIIQQATEAVR from the coding sequence ATGACGGCATTTTCCAGCCGAGTGGAGGCGGTGTCGATCAGCGGAATCCGCGAAGTGTTCGAGGCGGCAGGCGACGACGCGATCAACCTCGGCATCGGACAGCCGGACTTCCCCACCCCCGAGCACGCTCGCCAGGCGGCCGTCGACGCCATCGAGGCCGGGAAGGCCGACGCCTACACCTCCAACAAGGGCACCCTCGAGTTGCGCGAGGCCATCTCCGCGAAGTACGACCGCGATTACGGCCTTGACGTCGACCCGGGCGACGCCATCGTCACCGCGGGCGGCAGCGAGGCACTCCACCTGGCGCTCGAGGCCCACGTCGACCCCGGCCAGGAGGTCATCTTCCCGGACCCGGGCTTCGTCGCCTACGACGCCCTGACCCGACTCGCGAGCGGAACGCCGAAGCCGGTCGACCTGCGCGAGGATCTGACCCTCGATCCTGCCGACGTCGAGGAGGCGATCACCGACGACACGGCCGCCTTCGTCGTCAACAGCCCCGGCAACCCGACGGGCGCCGTCCAGAGCGAGGCCGACATGCGCGAGTTCGCCCGCATCGCCGACGAACACGACGTGCTCTGCATCTCCGACGAGGTTTACGAGCACATCGTCTTCGACGGTGAGCATCGCTCGCCGATGGAGTTCGCGAGTACCGACAACGTCGTCGTCGTCAGCGCGTGCTCGAAGACCTACTCGATGACCGGCTGGCGGCTGGGCTGGATCGTCGGCTCGAACCGCCGCATCGAGCGCATGCTCCGGGTTCACCAGTACTGCCAGGCCTGTGCCTCCGCCCCCGCCCAGTACGCCGCCGAGGCCGCCCTCTCGGGTCCCCAGGACCCCGTCGACGAGATGGTTGCGGCCTTCGAGGAGCGCCGCGACGTCGTCGTCGAGGGCCTCGAGGCCGCCGGACTCGAGGTCCCGACGCCCCAGGGCGCGTTCTACGCGATGCCGAAGGTTCCCGAAGGCTGGTGCGACGAGGTGCTCTCCCGTAACGTCGTCGTCGTCCCCGGCAACGCCTTCGGAGACAACGGCGCGGGCTACGCTCGGTTGTCCTACGCGACCGGGATGGACGAACTCGAGGAGGCTCTCGGGATCATCCAGCAAGCGACCGAAGCGGTCCGGTAA
- a CDS encoding UbiA family prenyltransferase: MALARRGSGLEAAARAYWSQVHPVFMLPPLAASLFGAILARGIDPGVAGVHLLAMFAAVYTAHLKDGYVDFHVRGEDDDHPLTVAGCHVGLLASSVLFAACCLFLFLAVNWVAVVLTVPTWLVAYHHAPQLDTNPLTATTGYPLGIALSVLGGYYAQATTITLLALGFAVVFLVLLSGIKVIDDTTDYDYDRSIRKRTVAVVVGPERAYTVAYGLMVAGLLVVTGLAVARVFPPSSVLAVLAFGAVAVVARRAEPELATMLLIRGSYVFLAVLVAAVWFEPLEALLGGL; encoded by the coding sequence ATGGCACTCGCCAGACGCGGGTCCGGACTCGAGGCGGCCGCTCGAGCGTACTGGTCACAGGTTCATCCGGTGTTCATGCTGCCGCCGCTGGCCGCGTCGCTATTCGGTGCGATTCTCGCGCGAGGAATCGACCCCGGCGTCGCGGGCGTGCACCTTCTCGCGATGTTCGCAGCGGTCTACACCGCCCACCTCAAGGATGGCTACGTCGACTTCCACGTTCGGGGCGAGGACGACGACCACCCGCTCACCGTCGCTGGCTGTCACGTCGGTCTCCTGGCGTCGTCGGTTCTGTTCGCAGCGTGCTGTCTCTTCCTGTTCCTCGCCGTGAACTGGGTCGCCGTTGTGCTCACCGTTCCGACGTGGCTCGTCGCCTACCACCACGCGCCACAACTCGACACGAACCCGCTCACCGCGACGACCGGCTACCCGCTGGGAATCGCCCTGAGCGTTCTCGGCGGGTATTACGCGCAGGCGACCACGATCACTCTCCTCGCCCTCGGCTTTGCCGTCGTCTTCCTGGTCCTCCTGTCGGGCATCAAGGTAATCGACGACACCACGGACTACGACTACGACCGCTCGATCCGCAAGCGAACCGTCGCCGTCGTCGTCGGCCCGGAGCGGGCCTATACCGTCGCCTACGGACTGATGGTCGCGGGATTGCTCGTCGTCACCGGCCTGGCCGTCGCTCGTGTGTTCCCTCCCTCGAGCGTGCTCGCCGTGCTCGCGTTCGGGGCGGTCGCCGTCGTCGCCCGGCGAGCAGAGCCGGAACTGGCAACGATGCTCCTCATCCGGGGTTCGTACGTCTTTCTCGCCGTCCTGGTCGCCGCGGTCTGGTTCGAACCGCTCGAGGCGCTGCTCGGCGGGCTGTGA
- a CDS encoding electron transfer flavoprotein subunit beta/FixA family protein, protein MTWTIVVGVKQVPDAKEVGIDPDTGRLDRANAPAVMNPPDRDALEAALSIKDVVDARVVAITMGPPMATPVLEEAVAMGCDDAVLITDRAFAGSDTWPTSLTLASAADTLGADVVVCGEETTDSSTGQVPPGIAAHNGWAQLTYVEDLEPRLDEERLVAVRDVEGGYERVAAELPVVVAVAYGEFDPRPAGLHRKLYAENDFEPIEWTAADLGIEDEVGLGVSPTSVGGMETVDPVDRRGEVVEDVDELANCLQEVIA, encoded by the coding sequence ATGACCTGGACAATCGTCGTCGGCGTCAAGCAAGTACCCGACGCCAAGGAGGTGGGAATCGATCCCGATACCGGTCGGCTGGATCGGGCGAACGCCCCCGCCGTGATGAATCCGCCGGATCGAGACGCTCTCGAGGCCGCTCTGTCGATCAAAGACGTCGTCGACGCCCGTGTCGTGGCGATCACGATGGGGCCGCCGATGGCCACGCCGGTGCTCGAGGAGGCGGTCGCGATGGGCTGTGACGATGCAGTCCTCATCACGGACCGCGCGTTCGCGGGCAGTGACACCTGGCCAACGAGCCTGACACTCGCGAGCGCGGCCGACACACTCGGGGCGGACGTCGTCGTCTGCGGGGAGGAGACCACCGACTCCTCGACGGGACAGGTCCCGCCGGGAATCGCGGCGCACAACGGGTGGGCGCAGTTGACCTACGTCGAGGACCTCGAGCCCCGCCTCGACGAGGAGCGGCTGGTCGCGGTCCGCGACGTCGAAGGCGGCTACGAGCGGGTGGCCGCGGAGCTACCGGTGGTTGTCGCTGTCGCCTACGGCGAGTTCGACCCCCGTCCCGCTGGCCTCCATCGGAAGCTTTACGCCGAAAACGACTTCGAGCCGATCGAGTGGACAGCCGCAGATCTGGGCATCGAAGACGAGGTCGGCCTCGGCGTCTCGCCGACCTCAGTCGGCGGGATGGAGACCGTCGACCCTGTCGACCGACGCGGCGAGGTCGTCGAAGACGTCGACGAGTTGGCCAACTGCCTCCAGGAGGTGATCGCATGA
- a CDS encoding DUF6517 family protein, translated as MINRRSVLAGAGTGVLAATAGCLDFLLGNEPLEYTAEPVLPAEATLESTGYAEYQSGWQRVTEEAAGREIVASAWSVAYTNEVTIQGTSRDAAVFAAISMPKMSVGGKAMNPLADMDTDELLEELGGELESEFDGLAEPQPTGESFALGILGANRTVDEFASEAQFDDEHLEITLWITKFTHDDDLIVLIGGFPTQLPDEGVYIEDLMQSVEHPASRDVPAPETDEGA; from the coding sequence ATGATCAACCGGAGATCGGTCCTGGCTGGCGCCGGTACCGGGGTGCTCGCGGCGACTGCCGGCTGTCTGGACTTTCTACTGGGGAACGAACCACTCGAGTACACCGCCGAACCGGTGCTCCCCGCCGAGGCGACCCTCGAATCGACGGGCTACGCCGAATACCAGTCGGGCTGGCAACGCGTGACCGAGGAGGCCGCCGGCCGAGAAATCGTCGCCTCGGCCTGGTCGGTCGCGTACACGAACGAGGTGACGATCCAGGGCACGAGTCGGGACGCTGCCGTCTTCGCCGCCATCTCCATGCCGAAGATGTCGGTCGGGGGAAAGGCGATGAACCCGCTCGCCGACATGGATACTGACGAACTGCTCGAGGAACTCGGCGGCGAACTCGAGAGCGAGTTCGACGGCCTGGCCGAACCGCAACCGACCGGCGAATCGTTTGCCCTCGGTATTCTGGGCGCGAACCGGACCGTCGACGAGTTCGCCTCCGAAGCCCAGTTCGACGACGAACACCTCGAGATAACCCTCTGGATCACGAAATTCACACACGATGATGATCTGATCGTGCTGATCGGCGGCTTTCCGACGCAACTGCCCGACGAAGGCGTCTACATCGAGGATCTGATGCAGTCGGTCGAACACCCGGCGTCTCGAGACGTGCCTGCACCGGAGACGGACGAGGGGGCCTGA
- a CDS encoding S8 family peptidase — MTTRRSLLQGLGALGATMTFTGLASASDGQARYLARTSGDAADAVSAAGFDVRSTLANGRVLLVTGPADATDDLESVSGVSFAVPDLAFELEMPAVVEMSGTENSAAVDQIYDQFLWDKQVQQVREAHEHSTGAGRTVAIIDTGVDDTHPDLTVDTDASVSIIEGQVGDHTGDVGYHGTHVAGTTAANGSVGMLGTAPDATIVSIRVFGAEGGATFGDILAGMEYAANIGADAANMSVGTPPIPPAANADQYRRVMEPVAQSATRAGTLLVGSAGNSDANLQQGGRFTLPNSLSGVLSVSATAPNDERAFYSNYGTNEIDVGAPGGGYETEEKTVIEDPDEVEWPYPYNLVYSTVPGDYGWAAGTSMAAPQVTGLAALVRELAPDSNAKRVQDAIVQGAEGTDGRSDPEFGAGRTNALETVERLL; from the coding sequence ATGACGACACGACGATCACTCTTGCAGGGACTGGGTGCACTGGGCGCAACGATGACGTTTACTGGACTGGCGAGTGCGAGCGACGGGCAGGCGCGCTACCTTGCCAGGACATCAGGTGACGCGGCCGATGCCGTCTCGGCCGCCGGGTTCGATGTTCGATCTACACTCGCGAACGGCCGCGTGCTCCTCGTGACCGGGCCGGCAGACGCGACCGACGACCTCGAGTCCGTTAGCGGCGTCTCGTTCGCTGTGCCCGACCTCGCGTTCGAACTCGAGATGCCCGCTGTCGTGGAGATGTCGGGCACGGAAAACAGCGCGGCAGTCGACCAGATCTACGACCAGTTCCTCTGGGACAAACAGGTACAGCAGGTTAGAGAGGCCCACGAACACTCGACTGGCGCAGGTCGGACCGTCGCGATCATCGACACCGGTGTCGACGACACACACCCCGATCTCACCGTCGACACCGATGCCAGCGTTTCGATTATCGAAGGACAGGTCGGCGACCACACGGGGGACGTCGGCTATCACGGCACGCACGTGGCCGGGACGACAGCCGCAAACGGCAGCGTCGGTATGCTCGGTACAGCGCCCGACGCGACCATCGTCTCGATTCGCGTCTTCGGCGCCGAGGGTGGGGCCACCTTCGGCGACATCCTGGCTGGCATGGAGTACGCTGCCAATATCGGGGCCGACGCCGCAAACATGAGTGTCGGAACGCCGCCCATCCCGCCGGCAGCGAACGCCGACCAGTATCGGCGAGTCATGGAACCGGTCGCACAGTCTGCGACGAGAGCGGGAACCTTACTCGTCGGCTCTGCAGGTAACTCGGACGCAAACCTCCAGCAGGGTGGGCGCTTTACCCTCCCCAACAGCCTCTCGGGCGTGCTCTCGGTGAGCGCGACGGCGCCGAACGACGAACGCGCGTTTTACTCGAACTACGGGACGAACGAGATCGACGTCGGCGCGCCCGGCGGCGGGTACGAAACTGAAGAGAAGACCGTCATCGAGGACCCTGACGAAGTCGAGTGGCCGTACCCGTACAACCTCGTGTACTCGACCGTTCCCGGTGATTACGGCTGGGCCGCCGGCACCTCGATGGCCGCCCCGCAGGTCACCGGTCTCGCCGCCCTCGTGCGCGAACTCGCGCCTGACTCTAACGCCAAGCGAGTCCAGGACGCCATTGTCCAGGGTGCCGAGGGAACGGACGGCCGAAGCGACCCCGAGTTCGGGGCCGGTCGGACGAACGCGCTCGAGACAGTCGAACGGCTTCTTTAG